CGAATACGGCCTTTACAAGATATGTTGTTATCAAGTGTGCAATTATAAATTTGTACAGAAAACCTTGGAAAATACGGTTAAGTCCTGTATATAGTAACTTTTGATATTCTTCAGCGCTAGGCGGCTTTTGAATATCTTTTTGGAATCTACGGTAACGATCAATAGGTCCACTTGAAATCGCAGGGAAGAATAAAACAAACTCCCAGAAATTAAAGAAGGAAAGTTCTTTAATTAAATTATCACGAACTTCAAAGACCATTTGTACAGCTCTAAATGTTACGTAAGACATACCTGCGAAAACAATAAAATGTAATTCAGGTACAAATGGTGCGATTTTTGCCAAAATAAGTGGCAAAATCGATAAAATAACAGCTATACAAAACATGAATGTACTATTATTTTGTTTTCTTAAAATTAAATAGCCTTTAATTAGGGCATATTGCCAAATAATAAATGCGGCTAACATAATCGCTTGCTTCGGTTTATCCGAGAAGATAATAGCAATCATGACTAATGTTAAAACGGCATTATATTTACGCAACATTTTACCTTTTAATCCAGCTATGATAGTAGGTATTAATAAAATGCCCACTATAGCGAAAAAATAAAATGATCCATATGCGGTCATGCTGTAACCTCACTCAATAATTTTTTGCGATCTACCTTTCCATTTGGTGTCATTGGAATAGAAGATTGATACATGAATTTACGTGGAATCATGTAGTTTGGTAATCGCTCATTGAGTTCTTTTTTGATTGCAGATGTTAATTTGAATTCTTTTTCAAATGAATGTTCTCCAGGAACAACAACCGCTAATAAATAATCGTATTTTTCACCTTTTTTAATTGGAACGATAACTGCACCTTCTACGTAAGAACACGCACGAAGGTGATGCTCAATTTCTTCTAATTCCATTCGATAACCATGCAGCTTAATTTGGAAATCAAGACGACCATTATAGAATAGAAGACCATTTTCAACATAGCCAGCATCGCCTGTTTTATAGGCGCGCTCACCGTCAATCATAGTAAATGCTTTTTCTGTTAATTCAGGGCTTCCTAAATATCCAACGCTTACGCTTGGACCGACAATTACGATTTCACCTTTTTCACCATCAGGTGCAATCGTGCCATCTTCTTTCATAATAAGAAGGCGGCAGTCTGCTTTACAGTAGCCAACTGGAAGTGATTTGTATTGATCAAGCACTTCGTCTGTAACGTGAATACCTGTTACAGCGACAGTAGCTTCTGTTGGACCGTACGTATTCATAATTGTTGCTTTCGGGAAACGCTCAATTAATTTTCTAGCTACTTCATTTGGTAACACTTCACCGCAGAATAAGAATGTTTTCATGTTTGGTAGCATACCCTCAGAGAAAGATGATTCCATTAAACACATCTCTGCGAAAGATGGTGTTGAAGTCCATACTTGTATATCCGATTGCTCTAAAGAAGCAAACAAGTCTTTTGGACGTGCAATCATATCTTTATCGATTGCCCAAAGTGTACCACCTGTTACTAATGATGGGTAAATATCCATGACAGATAAATCGAATGAGAAAGGTGCTTGGTTTAAGAATACTTGTCCTGTTTGTAAGTTGAAATCTTCTACAGCCCATTTTGTAAAGCTTACAAGGCAGTTATAAGTAATCTGGACCCCTTTCGGATTACCTGTGCTTCCTGAAGTGTAAATAATGTAGAAGTTCTCATCACCTTTTACCGCATGTTCAGGATTTGGAGTGTTCCCTTTATGAGTAAAGAAAATATCTTTTAAGTTGTCCTCACTTACAATGCGAACTGGTAAATCAGTTACAGTTACTGCTGTTGCTGATAAAAGTAGTTTCGCACCAGAATTTTCAGCGATACGTTGTACACGATCAGCTGGGATAGATAAATCTACAGGAATATAAGCATGTCCAGCTTTTACACATCCTAAAAAGTTAATAATCATTTCCGGTTGCATATGGCCATACACCATAATTGGTGAACGATCATCTGGATACTCAGAAGAAATCCAATGTGCTAACGCATCAGAATCTTCCTTTAATTGTTTGTACGTAATTTTCGCATCTCGCCAAACAAAAGCAGTTTGATCAGGCGTTTCAATAGCCCACTTTTCAATTTGTTCTAATAACTTCATAACGTTCCCACCCTAGAATTCATTGTAAATAAATGTACTTGTGTTTGTATCATGGAATCCATACAACCAAAGTAATGCAAATAAAATTGCAAGGTAATAAACCGTCTTTGCAACCCATTGTGTGAGTGGTCGAGACCATATCTCTTTTAATCTTTCCATGTCTTTCCCTCTCTTAATGAAATAATAGCTCTTTGTAGGTATCATGTCCTACATTATTGTGAAAAAAACAAAATTCCACATTTTAGGTAAAAATAAGTCAAAAGGCTCTTTTCTGATATTAGCACTAAATACTAAAAAAGAAAATCCCTAACTTAGCAATTATATTACATTCAGCATCAATTTGTAATGGATTTGATATGTAAACAGAAAGTGGATTGTGTGAATACATAAAAGTGGACTATAAGAATACGTAAAAATATAGTATTTGCGCTTATTAGTCATTCGAGACGGAATAAATTTTTACAGTTCTAATTCTTTTGAAAAGGAGGAAATTATTATGAATAGAGTGTGGAAGAATCTAATTTCGGAAGAAAATATTGTGAAATGGAGACGACATTTCCATAAGTATCCGGAATTATCATTTCATGAAAAAGAAACTTCGCAATTTATATATGATACATTATGCTCGTTTTCTTCTTATGAAGTAACGAGACCGACGAAGTATAGTGTACTAGCAATTAAAAGAGGAACGGAACAAGGGAAAGTGATTGCGATTCGAGCTGATATAGATGCTTTGCCAATTCAAG
This Bacillus paramycoides DNA region includes the following protein-coding sequences:
- the dltB gene encoding D-alanyl-lipoteichoic acid biosynthesis protein DltB, encoding MTAYGSFYFFAIVGILLIPTIIAGLKGKMLRKYNAVLTLVMIAIIFSDKPKQAIMLAAFIIWQYALIKGYLILRKQNNSTFMFCIAVILSILPLILAKIAPFVPELHFIVFAGMSYVTFRAVQMVFEVRDNLIKELSFFNFWEFVLFFPAISSGPIDRYRRFQKDIQKPPSAEEYQKLLYTGLNRIFQGFLYKFIIAHLITTYLVKAVFANQDTLLSNVIFMYATSMQLFFDFAGYSAFVIGISYMMGIKTPENFNKPFLSRNIKDFWNRWHMSLSFWFRDFIYMRFVFFATKKKLIKNRYTISYIGAFLNFFIMGIWHIQGSAVAQYVIYGLYHAALFILFDIFERKNKKHKFWPNNKFTHVLAIVITFHVVCFGFLIFSGHLNRYF
- the dltA gene encoding D-alanine--poly(phosphoribitol) ligase subunit DltA gives rise to the protein MKLLEQIEKWAIETPDQTAFVWRDAKITYKQLKEDSDALAHWISSEYPDDRSPIMVYGHMQPEMIINFLGCVKAGHAYIPVDLSIPADRVQRIAENSGAKLLLSATAVTVTDLPVRIVSEDNLKDIFFTHKGNTPNPEHAVKGDENFYIIYTSGSTGNPKGVQITYNCLVSFTKWAVEDFNLQTGQVFLNQAPFSFDLSVMDIYPSLVTGGTLWAIDKDMIARPKDLFASLEQSDIQVWTSTPSFAEMCLMESSFSEGMLPNMKTFLFCGEVLPNEVARKLIERFPKATIMNTYGPTEATVAVTGIHVTDEVLDQYKSLPVGYCKADCRLLIMKEDGTIAPDGEKGEIVIVGPSVSVGYLGSPELTEKAFTMIDGERAYKTGDAGYVENGLLFYNGRLDFQIKLHGYRMELEEIEHHLRACSYVEGAVIVPIKKGEKYDYLLAVVVPGEHSFEKEFKLTSAIKKELNERLPNYMIPRKFMYQSSIPMTPNGKVDRKKLLSEVTA
- a CDS encoding teichoic acid D-Ala incorporation-associated protein DltX; the encoded protein is MERLKEIWSRPLTQWVAKTVYYLAILFALLWLYGFHDTNTSTFIYNEF